GAATAGAGCAAAAGCTGGGCTTTGAGCTGTTCTCAAGGGACACAGGAAGCCAGATAATAGCCAACGGCAACGAGGTCATCTCGTACGCAATGGACAACGGAGGCGACCTGAACCTGGCGGGAAACCACGTCGCAGACATTACAGTAAAAATCAACGAGCTTAGGGCAAAGAGGGCGCAGACATCAAAGACATTTGAGACCATCATAATAGTGCTTCACGCACTTACACTGGCAGTATTTGGGCTGATGAACAAACTCACGTCGATATTCTACGAGCTTGTCAGCTCAGTCGATGTCTCAAACGACACGCTAAAGCTGACTCCGATCAACCCCGAATTTATGGCCATGATGATGCCGCTTATGATAGTCATGACGTCGGTAATCAGCGCAATGGCGCTAAAGGTCGCACAGGGCGGACTGTACAAGACGGTGTTCTACCACATAGCGATGCTGCTGGTAATAGGATCTGTTGTGATGTTCGTAATGGACGCGTTACTGTCTGACTATCTTGCAACACACGTACTCGACTTTGTAAAGCCGGAAATCTGACCTGTGTGATTTTTTCAGACAAGCATTATCCTATATCCAAATCCGGGGATATGCACCGTATGCGTACGATATTCTCCGGAGATGTAGCATGATGCTTGCACAGTCTGCGTCATTGGATTCTGTACAGGTCGTGTCATTTAGTATAGTAAACTCGGCAGGCAAAAAGGAGGACTATGCAATACCAATCGAGCAGGTCCGCGAGATACGCTCGGTGGAAAAGATAACCAAGGTGCCAAGATCCGAGTCCTATGTAAAAGGGATAATGAACCTGAGGGGTCTTATCATACCGGTAATAGACGTAAAGCAAAAGCTGGGGCTTGACTCTCAGAGCAATTCCAACACCAAACAAAGGATACTGGTAGCAGACCTCAACAACTCACTCACCGGACTGTTGGTCGACGAGGTGGACCAGGTGATGAGAATCCAGACAAAGGACATAGAGCAGCCGCCACAGGGGGCACTAGAGTCGTACCATTACGTAAGCGGGATAGCCAAGGTAAACGAAAGGCTGATCATACTGCTTGATGTAGAGGGCCTTTTGATGGGCTCAAAGGAAAAGCAAGCACAGCGCATAGACTCGGATGGTGCAAAGCCTGCCCAAACTACCCCCCAACAGGCTGAGCCGACCGTGTCTACTCTTCCTGCAGGCGACCTGACGATCCAGTCAGTTGACGAGATACCGTCGGAGCTGGCAGAGGTGTTCAAAGAGGATGCGGAGGGAATACCGCCAACGCAGATAATCAGAGAAACCGAGTAACCTGTTCCAATCTGGGCTGGACTGCCGCAATTTGTGCCGCTTTGGAGCCTGATTCTTCTAAAAAGTTCCTTTCTGCTTAATAAAAATCCCAGTTCGGCGTTGTTATGGAATCTAGAACATCAAAGCTGGAAGATATGTACGACAAAATAGAGGCCGAAGAGGGCAGAAAGATGAGTCAGGCCGACGGGTATCAGTGGGGCTTGGAATACCTCAAAGACATACAAAAACAGATTGAAAGGCTGCAGCATAGGGCACTGGAGAAAAACGATCCCGTGTTCTACAACAACGTAAAGATGTCTATGCAGCGCGCAAGGGATGCGGAGGAGGAACTCAGGGCAAAACTTGACGGCGCCAAGGGCCAGCACTAGGCAGCCACCAATAACCACTACGTTCCTATTGTATGATCACATCAAACATACTTGATGCTATATTGAGATTTGAATTTACAAAATTTAATGCTGTCTCATAGGTTCTACTTAATTTCGTACGGTTTTGGAAGGTGTCGGACTTGACGTGCATAGTGTGCATGGAGGAGAAGTAGATTGCTTGCAACGTCCGTATCATCGCAAATCAAGGTACTGATAATCAACGATTCCAACTACATGGGGACGTATCTTAAGGATCTCATATCAAGCGAATCGATTCTTGTCTGCGACATTGCAAGAGATGGAATAGAGGGACTACGAAAGATTGCACTACAAAAGCCTGATGTCATACTTTTGGATTTGGAGATGCCGAGGATGGACGGACTCACATTCATCGAGGAGATGGTAAAGCGTGGCACGCTGATTCCGACCATTCTGGTCAGCAGCTTCAGTCAGGACGGCGCAAAGATAGTACTTGACGCCCTGGAAAACGGCGCAATCGACTTTGTCCCACTTTCCACGACCAATCCAGAGGAGACAAACCAGCTCAAAGAGACGCTGGTTGAGAAGATTACGGCCGTGGCAAAATGCGATCCTTACAAGATGGTTCTGGAAAAGATCCAGAGCCTCAAGCCGAAAAGAAAGGAGGTCGCCTCGTCCAAGGCAGCCACCGTTGTTGTGACCATCGCGTCATCTACTGGCGGGCCATCGGTTGTACAAACCATACTTGCGGCACTGCCGGCAAACATCCGTGCAGGAATCCTGGTGGTGCAGCACATGCCAAAGGGCTTTACAAAAAAGTTTGCCGAGAGACTTGACGACATGTCTGAAATCATCGTAAAGGAGGCAGAGGAAGGGGATCTCATAACAGAGGGGACTGCGATAATTGCCCCTGGAGACCTTCACATGGAGGTCGACCCACATCTTAAGGTAAAACTTGTCAGCGGCCCCAAACGATTCGGAGTAAGGCCGGCAGCAAATGTGACCATGGTCTCAGCTGCGGAATCGTTTGGCTCAAACACAATCGGAGTTACACTTACCGGAATGGGTCATGACGGAGCGTTCGGGATGAAGACGATAAAGAGACGCGGCGGCAAGACGTTTGCACAGGACGAGAACTCGTCTGTCGTATTTGGAATGGCAAAGGCTGCATGCGATCTTAACGCAGTTGACGTACTGCTTCCACCAGAAAAAATCGCACACGCCATAGTGGAGGAGGTTGAAAAACTTGTCACAAAATAACTACCGAGAGATGTACGTGTCTGAGGCACTGGAACACATTGAGATAATCAACGAGACACTGCTAAAATTAGAAGAGGAGCCTGAGAAAAAGGAATACCTTGATCTCATATTCAGATCCGCGCATACAGTCAAGGGAATGTCCGCAACGATGGGATACGATGATACGCGGGAGATGTGCAAGAACATCGAGAACATATTTGACAACATAAGGAAGGGGCAGGCAAAACTGACGCCGAATCTGGCAAGCGCGCTCTTCAAATGCATTGACACGCTGCGAGAGATGATAATAGACGAGAAAAAAAAGGTGGACCTAAAGCAATACCTGCACATGCTTGAGAATCCGGACGACATCCAAGTTGCAGTCGCCGAGTCAAGCACGGCTGCCAAATCGCCCACAATACGCGTCAAAATGCACGACCTTGACTCACTTGTGAATTTGGTAGGAGAATTAGTGATATCGAAAATGAGGTTGGAGCAGACACTTGTCAAGGGCTCCGACGAGTCGCAACAGGTGCTAAACGATCTTGACAGGCTGATAACGGATCTGCAATACCAATCAATGAAGTTAAGGTTGGTCCCAATAGACCAGATATTTAGCAGGTTTACAAGACTCGTAAGGGACACGTCTGCCTCGCTTGGCAAGGACGTCAATCTTGTCATGGACAGCTCAGGAATCGAGCTGGACAGAACAGTCCTTGATGCCATCACAGACCCGCTACTGCACATACTGCGAAACTGCGTAGATCACGGCTTGGAAAAGCCCGACGAACGAAGATCCGCAGGCAAGTCGCCCACAGGCACCATACACATCACTGCGTACGGCATAGGAGATCAGGTGGCAATCAAGATCGAAGACGACGGCAGGGGCATCGACATTGAGCGTGTGAAGGAAAAGGCAGTGGAAAAGGGGCTCCTTACAGAGGACGCAGCAGAAAAAATGTCCGACGACGAGGCAATCAAGCTGCTTGGCACGCCAGGTCTGTCTACTGCAAGAGAGGTCACAGACGTATCCGGCAGGGGCGTAGGAATGGATGTAGTGATCACGCAAGTGGAGTCGGTTGGGGGCAATGTCAAGATCACTACGGAAAGAGGCAAAGGAACTACAATGGTTCTGACAATACCGCTTAGCGTGTCAATAATCGGAGGCCTTCTCATAAACGTCTCAGGCGACAAGTACGTCCTGCCGCTTTCCAGCATCTCTACTACCGTGGTAGTGGAGCCTGGCCAGATAAAGAGCATCCACGGACAGGAGGCAATCGTTCTTCGCGACCAGGTGGTTCCATTAATCCGGGTGGCGCAGATGCTTGGAATCGGGGAAGGCAAGCAGGTACAAGACAAAGTAACCATTGTAATTGTGGACAAGGGAGGCAAGCCTTACGGGCTGATAGTGGACTCGTATGACAAAAAGCAGGAGATTGTAATTAAACGACTCGGAAACGAAGCGCATTCTTCGGATCTATTCACCAATGCAACAATTCTTGGGGACGGCAGCGTTGCGTTGATTCTCGATCCCGCTCTGCTGGTTTAGTGATACACTTGAGCAGCGTATCCTTCCTAAACCCAGAAGAGGCTCGCACTCTTGAGGGGATCTTCAACCAGTATATCACATCCAAGACATCGGTGGCGCTCTCAAAGTTGCTGAGCGAGCCGGTGAGTCATGACGTAAGGATACTAGACAACGGCGTGTCGCACATCAAAAACGTCAAGCTAGAGCCCGACGAGATCACGATGTGCGCAGTACGGCTCAACGGCAAGGGGGACACGCACATAGAGATACTCTATACAATAAAGCAAAAACACGCAACAAAGATCGCCGCAAAGCTGCTGTGCCAAGAAAGCGTATGCGAGATAGACGAGATGGGCGCCTCGGCAATCCAGGAGGTGGCAAACATAATGACCGGCTCGTTCTTCAACGCCCTCTCACACGGCACAGGATTCAGAGTGGATCTGTCCACGCCGAACTACACAAAGGACAAGCTCTACTCCTTGGTGGATACCTCGGCAAAGGACATATCAAATCCTACCGACTGCGCGGTGATTGCCGACGTGGAGCTTGTTGGAAACTCGAGTGGGACAAAGCTGCACATGATAATAATGCAAAATACCATCGATGCCAAAAAACTACTTGAAAATCACTCAGAAAAAACCCCGGCACCATTAGAATCAAAGTCAGAATTTGACAGGCTGCTAGAGGATGAGACACCGTCGTATCCTGTAGGGGGTGAAAACTCTGAGCTTGATGCGCTACTTGGAGACATATTGCAGGAGAAACATTAGTTGAGCTTCACAAAGCAACCCCAGCCAGCGGACTCTGTGGACATACCGATGGGAGGACTTGCACTTGTGACTGCGGAAAAGCCGGTGCTGCAGACGTTTGTCGGCTCGTGCGTTGCCATCTGCATCTACGACTCTATTGCAAAGATAGCAGCGATGGCACACGTGATGCTTCCAAAGAACAACACGCAAAATCCGACTCCACATCCTGAGGGAAAGTTTGCCGATGTAGCGCTGAAGATAATGCTGGAGAGACTGATTGCGGGCGGCGCAAAGCCCGGCAGGCTAAAGGCCAAGATGGCAGGCGGTGCAAACGTATTTCAAAATGAAGGCAAGTCGAACATGTTCAATATAGGAGTCAGAAACGTCGAGATCATCAAGGCAACGCTGGCAGAAAACAAAATCCCGATCATATCTGAGGACGTGGGCTCAAATCACGGCAGGTGGGTGATTTTTGACGTTAATTCATCCGAGATGAAGATCAAGGACCGAGAAAAGGGGATCGTGGTAATCTGAGCACCAGTGAGACGATCTCAGACGAGCATATGCAGCAGATTGAGAGGATAATGCTGCAGAGAATGGGAAAGGACCTAAAGCAATTCAAACGACCCTTTCTGAACAGGAGAATCAGCGCGCGCATGCGAACCGTGAGGGTCCAAGATGGCTCCGAATACGCAAGAATCTTGGAATCGGACACGAACGAGCCGGCTTTACTGTTCAAGAGCTTTTCAATTAACGTCACCGAGTTCTACAGGGACGCATTTGTCTGGGAGTCGGTTGCACGAAACATACTCCCAAAGCTTCTGCAGGACAGGACGGGGCCCATCCATGTCTGGAGCGCAGGCTCTGCGTCCGGGGAGGAGCCTTACAGCCTTGCAATACTGCTCAAAGAGTCGCTTGGGGCAAGGAAAATCAAGTTTGACGTCCTGGCAACCGACATAAGCCTTGAGGCGTTGAATCGGGCAAGGAACGGCCAATATCAGACACAAAGCCTGAAGAACCTGCCGCCAGGAATAATCTCAAAATACTTTACGCAGAATGGCAGCACATACCAAGTAAGTGATGCACTAAAGCAGCATGTACGATTTGAGCAAGGCGACATCGCGTCGTTTGTAATAGAACGGGCGGATCTCATATTCTGTAGAAACGTGCTGATATACTACGACAAGCCTGCGCAGGAGATGATATTCAAGAGATTCCACAGGACACTTGCAAACGACGGATACCTTGTGATAGGCCAAGATGAGACCATGATGGGAATACAAGCATCAAAGATATTTTCCTGCATTCACCCAAGAGAGAGGATCTATACCAAAATTGCAACGCAATAATGGCACACATTTCGGAAATCTGTCACAACCAAGTTGTGTGATCATCGCAAACACACTCTAGATTATTATTTTAGCAAAAAAATATTTAACATGAATCTACACAAAAACACCTTACCAATTTTACAACAGAATGGGGCGACGGCATAATGTCCGCACAAGTAGTCTCATTTGACTCGTTTCAGGCAGTTACGTTTGGACTGGTTGAGGGCCAAAAGAAAGAGGAATACGCAATTCCAATAGAGCAGGTACGGGAGATCCGCGCAGTGGAGTCGATCACCAAAATACCAAACGCAAAATCATACGTAAAAGGAATAATGAACATTCGCGGCATGATAATCCCCATAATTGATGTCAAGGAAAAACTCGGCCTGCATTCGGACGGGAGCACATCCTCGCTAAAGCAGAGAATTCTTGTGGTGGACATCAACAACTCGCTCACAGGACTGTTGGTTGACGAAGTTGATCATGTCATGCGAATCAGCACAAAGGACGTGGACGATGCACCGCAAAGCGTTCTGGAATCACACAACTACATCAAGGGAATCGCAAAAAGCAACGAAAAACTGATTGTTCTACTTGACGCCATAAAACTGCTTGAGGATTCCACCTCGGCAATAACTGAAGCAATGAGTGGTGAGCAGAAATGAGCGTAGGGCCAAAAAAGATCCTAGTTGTTGACGACGCATCATTTATGCGAACCGTGCTAAAGGATATCATAAAGTCAAACGGACTTGCAACGGATATTGTAGAGGCAGGAGACGGAGTGGAGGGAGTAAAGGCGTACCAGACAATAAAGCCCGATCTGGTGACAATGGACGTAAACATGCCTCGCGCAGACGGCATCCAGGCACTGAGGGCAATCATGAAAATCGATCCTGCAGCCAAAGTAGTCATGGTGACATCTGTTGAACAAAAACAGATCGTTCAGGATGCCATGAAGCTTGGCGCAAGGGACTATATCGTAAAGCCGTTTGACAGGAACAATGTCGGACTGGTCCTCAACAAGGTAATGAGACAGAGATAAAGAAATGCAAGTTGTCTCTATAACCGAACAGGATCTTGGGCGCCTCTCGGAGATATTTAGCAAGTGCATATCTACAAAAACACTCACGTCACTCTCTACGCTACTTGGCGAGTCGTTCCAGTACAAGATTGGAAAGACTCGACACCTTGACATATCTGAGCTTGATGAGCTGACACCTGCATTTTCTGATGCAGTCAACATGTCTGCAGTTTACCTAAAACAGACTGGCGATATCAGCGTCGGAGTTTTGTACTATATGCCTGAAAAGGATGGAAGAAGGTTTGCCGCAAAACTGCTGGGACGTGACAATTTGGGCTCGTTTACAAAGCTTGGCCGCTCATCGCTGTCGGAGACTGGCAACATACTTTCGGGATCATTTTTCAACGCGCTTGCAAGCGAACAGGACTGCCAGACATTCTCAGACGTTCCAGGATTTGCAGTGGATACGTTCAGGTCATTACTGGAATTTCCAGCAATGGACATAGGCATAGAGACGCAATCACTTGTCGCATGTACTGCAGAATTTCACTCATCAAGCAACCTGCAGCTTAGGATGCTCATAATACTGGATCCATCAAATGCCAAAAAACTGCTGGAAAAACACTAGAACCTGAAAGCAGATCTTCTTCCAATTATCAGCGTCGCCATGACCGATGCAGACAGTATGACGAGCGCAAGCGGACCGAACTCTGGCACAACCGTCACGACAAACTCGGTGCTCTGGCCTGAGCCCCTGATGTTTTCAAATCTGATCGACGTATAGCCGGTCTCTTCCTTGGAAAATGTATAGTCAGTATAGTCGCCTCCGATCTGGGCCATCCCGGACCTTCTGTATACCTCGCCTCCGTTTTGCAGCAAAACAAGATCATATGACGTATTACGTAACGGCTCACCGGTCTTTGCGTTGCGGAACGTGTAGATGAACTTTGTATTTTTTTCCGGCTCGATTGTTGCGGGATCCCATGAGAGATCGACTTGAATCTCCTCGTTTCTGGTAAGCGCTATTGCCGGAAAGACGATCTCGTGGCTTACCTCCAGGCTAAACCTAAGATTCTGGGGATCTTCAATTCCTGCGGCCTTTTGTACCTGTTTTAGGTACTTGAGGTTGTCCTGCGAGAGCACAAAGTGGACTATGCGGTCCTCCTCGTCGGAATAGTCATCTATTGTAACTGACGACTTGAACAGCTCTATTCCATTTACCTTGCCTGCGTAGCTTGGGACCACAAAGCCTGCAAAGTTCTTTGGAAAGTGAACCTCCTCGTGCACCACTGGGACATGGGAAATGTTCCTCTCGCTCCAGTCAAATGGCATCTCAAACACGACAGTGCTTGTGACCGGATCATAGTCAAAGTCTGATACCTTGTCATAGTATGATTTAACGCCAAAAGTAACATTATTCCCATCTGAATCGGATTCCTGGTAGGACTGCTCTGTCGTCACTGTGACATCTGCTGTATGTGTTGCAGGGTTTATGGTTTTGACTCCGTCGATTGCTATAATGCTGACCTCAAAGTGGTACAATCCGCCGGAACCAAACACGGGTCCAACCAATTCAATCGGCCTTGTCTCCGTTTTGCGCCACGCCCCAAGGCTGTCGTCGTATTCGCCGACAATCTCGACGTCGCCCTCACCGGTCCGTCTTATGTCGATCTCCACAATGCCATTTTGCGCAGCAAAACTATCAGAAAAGATCAAGGAATTCTCGTGGTACATGCTGACAAGCACGACGACATCTTCCACGTTCTGGTTTGTCTCTGAATCCATTAGGCTGAGCGTGATGCTTTTCTTGCCGTCCTGTACGAATTCGGTCGGAGTAATCTGTGCGGTGATTGTAATGCTTCTTCCGTCAATGTCGGTGACCTCTACTGTGTCCATGCCCAGTCCGTGGCCATGCGCATTCTGCAACGGCACAATCACTGACAGCGCCAGTGCAAATAGTATGATGTATCTTCTCATAATGTGACCAGTTTGACGGTATCCATTTTTTTGTTTATCTTGAAGTTTCGTGTTATGGCGCCGATCCTTTCTGCTTCCCCGTCAAGCATGAATAACTCCATGCACCTGTCACCTTCTATCTTACTGTGCAGGTGAGTTGTGATGAGATCCTCAAAGCTGTGCTTGATGCCTGCTATGATGTGATCAAACTCGTCGTTGTGTACAACTAGCAGTATTGCGTGGATGCTGCCGGAAAGCTCGGTTTTCTGCTTTTCCTCAGAGACGTAGTTTCTTATTCCGGCCCTGATTACCTCCGACCTTCCCGCAAATCCCATGGTCTTTTGCAACTTGTCAAGCTCAGACAACAGCTCGTCATTTAGTGAGATTGAGATGATTGGCATGGTCAATTTTTTATTAAACTTTTTATAAATATAGTTATCAAAGTTATTAATTTATTATAGATTTATTAATAATCTTACGCGTGATTCTGTGTGAAGAGTCCAATATTGGCCGGAATCGGCATTGTTGCGGTGGCTGTGGCAGTCATTGCATTCACACAGATCCAGCCTGCACCAAACCAGGCAGGTACGGCGCCGGCAGCCGACTCAAAGATGCTAGTCATTGCGTCATTTTACCCGTTATACGAATTTACGAAAAACGTGGCAGGTGACAGGGCCGAAGTCATCAGCTTTACGCCAATAGGAATAGAGCCGCATGACTGGGAACCAAGCACCGGAGACATACTGCGACTAAAGGATGCCAGGATCTTCATCTACAACGGGGCAAACTTTGAGCCGTTTGTAGAAAAGCTGATTGACTCTGGGGAATACAAAGATGTGGTCTTTGTTGAGACGGCGGCGGGAATCAATCTTGTGACAGGAGATGTACACGATGAACATGAGGATCATGTGGGATATGATCCGCACATCTGGCTTGACCCGATACTTGCAAAGCAGCAGGTCGCGACAATAAAGAGCGCACTTGCATTGGCGGATCCGAAAAATTCCGCATACTATGAGAAAAATGCCGCAGTATATAGTGAAAAGCTCGACGCACTCGACGCCAAAATAAGAGCCGGGATTGCAAACTGCAAAAAAGATACATTCGTACCTTTCCACAATGCATTTACTTATTTTGCACAAAGATATGATCTGAATGTGTTCCCTCTCTCCGGAATTGCGCCAGAGTCGGAGGCAACGGCATCTGAGATCAAGGACTTTATAGATTTTGTAAAAAAGCATGACATCAAGGTGATATTTTCTGAGGAGCTGGTGGATCCAAGGCTTGCCGATGTTCTTGCAGACGAAGCAGGCGCGAAGGTCATGGTGTTCAGTCCTGTGGAAGGACTATCTGAGGAAGACATCAAAGCTGGAAAAACATACCTAGATAAAATGGAAGAAAACCTCGACAATCTAAAAGTGGGGCTTGAATGTCAATGAACGTCTTAGAAGTACACGATGTTTCTATAAGTTACAACGGGCACCTGGCGGTGGATAAAATCAACTTTGACGTGCAGGAGGGGGATCTCTTGGGCATAGTAGGACCAAACGGCGCAGGCAAGACCACGCTTTTCAGGGCAATCTTGGGGCTGCAAAACTACACAGGCACAATCAACCTGTTCGGATATGAGGAAAAGGAGTACCACCCACTGCTTCCGCTTGTGGGGTATGTCTCACAAAAAGTAAACTTTGAGCAGAACTTTCCTGCAACCGTCCAGGAGGTGGTGGCAA
The window above is part of the Candidatus Nitrosotenuis cloacae genome. Proteins encoded here:
- a CDS encoding chemotaxis protein CheW, whose amino-acid sequence is MMLAQSASLDSVQVVSFSIVNSAGKKEDYAIPIEQVREIRSVEKITKVPRSESYVKGIMNLRGLIIPVIDVKQKLGLDSQSNSNTKQRILVADLNNSLTGLLVDEVDQVMRIQTKDIEQPPQGALESYHYVSGIAKVNERLIILLDVEGLLMGSKEKQAQRIDSDGAKPAQTTPQQAEPTVSTLPAGDLTIQSVDEIPSELAEVFKEDAEGIPPTQIIRETE
- the cheB gene encoding chemotaxis-specific protein-glutamate methyltransferase CheB is translated as MLATSVSSQIKVLIINDSNYMGTYLKDLISSESILVCDIARDGIEGLRKIALQKPDVILLDLEMPRMDGLTFIEEMVKRGTLIPTILVSSFSQDGAKIVLDALENGAIDFVPLSTTNPEETNQLKETLVEKITAVAKCDPYKMVLEKIQSLKPKRKEVASSKAATVVVTIASSTGGPSVVQTILAALPANIRAGILVVQHMPKGFTKKFAERLDDMSEIIVKEAEEGDLITEGTAIIAPGDLHMEVDPHLKVKLVSGPKRFGVRPAANVTMVSAAESFGSNTIGVTLTGMGHDGAFGMKTIKRRGGKTFAQDENSSVVFGMAKAACDLNAVDVLLPPEKIAHAIVEEVEKLVTK
- a CDS encoding chemotaxis protein CheA; this translates as MSQNNYREMYVSEALEHIEIINETLLKLEEEPEKKEYLDLIFRSAHTVKGMSATMGYDDTREMCKNIENIFDNIRKGQAKLTPNLASALFKCIDTLREMIIDEKKKVDLKQYLHMLENPDDIQVAVAESSTAAKSPTIRVKMHDLDSLVNLVGELVISKMRLEQTLVKGSDESQQVLNDLDRLITDLQYQSMKLRLVPIDQIFSRFTRLVRDTSASLGKDVNLVMDSSGIELDRTVLDAITDPLLHILRNCVDHGLEKPDERRSAGKSPTGTIHITAYGIGDQVAIKIEDDGRGIDIERVKEKAVEKGLLTEDAAEKMSDDEAIKLLGTPGLSTAREVTDVSGRGVGMDVVITQVESVGGNVKITTERGKGTTMVLTIPLSVSIIGGLLINVSGDKYVLPLSSISTTVVVEPGQIKSIHGQEAIVLRDQVVPLIRVAQMLGIGEGKQVQDKVTIVIVDKGGKPYGLIVDSYDKKQEIVIKRLGNEAHSSDLFTNATILGDGSVALILDPALLV
- a CDS encoding chemotaxis protein CheC is translated as MSSVSFLNPEEARTLEGIFNQYITSKTSVALSKLLSEPVSHDVRILDNGVSHIKNVKLEPDEITMCAVRLNGKGDTHIEILYTIKQKHATKIAAKLLCQESVCEIDEMGASAIQEVANIMTGSFFNALSHGTGFRVDLSTPNYTKDKLYSLVDTSAKDISNPTDCAVIADVELVGNSSGTKLHMIIMQNTIDAKKLLENHSEKTPAPLESKSEFDRLLEDETPSYPVGGENSELDALLGDILQEKH
- a CDS encoding chemotaxis protein CheD, translating into MSFTKQPQPADSVDIPMGGLALVTAEKPVLQTFVGSCVAICIYDSIAKIAAMAHVMLPKNNTQNPTPHPEGKFADVALKIMLERLIAGGAKPGRLKAKMAGGANVFQNEGKSNMFNIGVRNVEIIKATLAENKIPIISEDVGSNHGRWVIFDVNSSEMKIKDREKGIVVI
- a CDS encoding CheR family methyltransferase; protein product: MQQIERIMLQRMGKDLKQFKRPFLNRRISARMRTVRVQDGSEYARILESDTNEPALLFKSFSINVTEFYRDAFVWESVARNILPKLLQDRTGPIHVWSAGSASGEEPYSLAILLKESLGARKIKFDVLATDISLEALNRARNGQYQTQSLKNLPPGIISKYFTQNGSTYQVSDALKQHVRFEQGDIASFVIERADLIFCRNVLIYYDKPAQEMIFKRFHRTLANDGYLVIGQDETMMGIQASKIFSCIHPRERIYTKIATQ
- a CDS encoding chemotaxis protein CheW translates to MSAQVVSFDSFQAVTFGLVEGQKKEEYAIPIEQVREIRAVESITKIPNAKSYVKGIMNIRGMIIPIIDVKEKLGLHSDGSTSSLKQRILVVDINNSLTGLLVDEVDHVMRISTKDVDDAPQSVLESHNYIKGIAKSNEKLIVLLDAIKLLEDSTSAITEAMSGEQK
- a CDS encoding response regulator; translated protein: MSVGPKKILVVDDASFMRTVLKDIIKSNGLATDIVEAGDGVEGVKAYQTIKPDLVTMDVNMPRADGIQALRAIMKIDPAAKVVMVTSVEQKQIVQDAMKLGARDYIVKPFDRNNVGLVLNKVMRQR
- a CDS encoding PEFG-CTERM sorting domain-containing protein; protein product: MRRYIILFALALSVIVPLQNAHGHGLGMDTVEVTDIDGRSITITAQITPTEFVQDGKKSITLSLMDSETNQNVEDVVVLVSMYHENSLIFSDSFAAQNGIVEIDIRRTGEGDVEIVGEYDDSLGAWRKTETRPIELVGPVFGSGGLYHFEVSIIAIDGVKTINPATHTADVTVTTEQSYQESDSDGNNVTFGVKSYYDKVSDFDYDPVTSTVVFEMPFDWSERNISHVPVVHEEVHFPKNFAGFVVPSYAGKVNGIELFKSSVTIDDYSDEEDRIVHFVLSQDNLKYLKQVQKAAGIEDPQNLRFSLEVSHEIVFPAIALTRNEEIQVDLSWDPATIEPEKNTKFIYTFRNAKTGEPLRNTSYDLVLLQNGGEVYRRSGMAQIGGDYTDYTFSKEETGYTSIRFENIRGSGQSTEFVVTVVPEFGPLALVILSASVMATLIIGRRSAFRF
- a CDS encoding CopG family ribbon-helix-helix protein, yielding MPIISISLNDELLSELDKLQKTMGFAGRSEVIRAGIRNYVSEEKQKTELSGSIHAILLVVHNDEFDHIIAGIKHSFEDLITTHLHSKIEGDRCMELFMLDGEAERIGAITRNFKINKKMDTVKLVTL
- a CDS encoding metal ABC transporter substrate-binding protein — its product is MKSPILAGIGIVAVAVAVIAFTQIQPAPNQAGTAPAADSKMLVIASFYPLYEFTKNVAGDRAEVISFTPIGIEPHDWEPSTGDILRLKDARIFIYNGANFEPFVEKLIDSGEYKDVVFVETAAGINLVTGDVHDEHEDHVGYDPHIWLDPILAKQQVATIKSALALADPKNSAYYEKNAAVYSEKLDALDAKIRAGIANCKKDTFVPFHNAFTYFAQRYDLNVFPLSGIAPESEATASEIKDFIDFVKKHDIKVIFSEELVDPRLADVLADEAGAKVMVFSPVEGLSEEDIKAGKTYLDKMEENLDNLKVGLECQ